GATGACCACCGATGTGGAGCGTGTGGAGTCCGCGGCAAACGAGTTCCCGTTCGGCCGATAGGGGACGCCCGAGGATGTCGGGAAGGCGACGGTGTTCTTGGCGTCAGACCCCTCGGCGTTCGTGACCGGCGTGGCGCTCCCGGTCGACGGTGGGTCCACCATCCGCTGACCGCGTCACCCGACTATTGACCTGACAGGTCGGTCTGTCAGAGTCGGTGCCGATATAATGCTGGCTCGTGATGTACTCATATGGACCTAGTAACTGGCGATCCGTCCGAAGAAGTCGAGGTCAAGCCCGGTGTGTACCTGTCGCAGCTCGCCGCCGGGAATGAGATGAGCATTCAGCACGTCCGCATCGAACCCGATGGCCGCGTGCCCGAGCACAGCCACCACTACGAGCAACTCGGGTTCGTCTACCAGGGCGAGCAGACGTTCATCCTTGAGGACGGCGAGGAAGTCACTGCGGGCCCCGGGGAGTCCTACTGGCTGAAGAGCCATGAGGTCCACGCCGCGGAGAACCAGGGCGACGAGGAGATGCTCGCCATCGACGTGTTCAGTCCGCCGCGGCACTCGCCGGACTGGGCCGAGGACTGAGCCGACCCACCGCATCGAACGACCGACCGACGCTGGTAGCGGGGCGAAGTCGGCTGCGATGCCGGGTTTGCGTTGCCACGATACCCTTACCTTTATCGACGGAACGTGTGTACGACATGCTATGCGAGCCGCAGCATACACGTCGCTTGGAGAGTCGGGTACGATTGAGGCTATAGATCTCGAGGACCCCGACCCGGAACCGGGATCGGTGGTCGTGCGAGTCGAAGCGTGTAGCGTCAATCACCGTGACCTCTGGAATCTTGAGGGAGCCCAGGGGGTCGGCGAATCCGACCTGCCGTACGTCGGCGGGTCCGACGTCGCTGGCGTCGTTGAAGCGGTCGGCGACGGTGTCAACGATATCTCGACCGGCGACCGCGTGGTCCTCAACCCCGTGAAGTCGTGCGGGAAGTGCCGCTTCTGCCGGGACGGCCCCGAGAATCAGTGTGAGAACTTCGGTATCTACGACGGCGGGTTCGGTGAGCTAGCGGCGGTCGACTCGACGCGACTCGAGCATGTCCCCAACAGCGTCGACCTCGTGGACGCCGCTGCCATCCCGATCGCGTACATGACCGCGTACCACATGATCCGGCGGGCCAACGTCGAACCTGGCGACCTCGTGTTCGTCCCTGGCGCGACTGGCGGTGTCGGCGTCGCCGCGATCCAGTTGCTCGACGTCATCGGCGCACGCTCGATCGCGACGTCGACGAGCGCGGAGAAGCTTGACCGCCTCACGGCGCTCGGCACGGACCACACGATTCAGTCGGCCGACGTCGAGGAACTCCGCGAGGGCGTCGAGGCCATCGGTGCGCCGGACGTCACTCTCAACCACCTGGGCGGCAAGTACACCGCGGTCGGCCTCGAGGTACTCGACCGCGCCGGGAAGATGGTCATCTGTGGGCGCACCGTCTCGCGGCGCTCGGATATCGACATCCGTGACCTCTACTGGGACCACAAGCGCGTCATTGGAAGCACGATGGGGACGCAGGCTGATCTCGCGCGCCTCGTCGAACTGCTCGCGGACGGCCAGCTTGAGCCCGAGGTCGGTGAGACGTACGCACTCGAGGACACCATCGAGGCGTTCGAGGCCATCGGGGACCGGTCGGCATTCGGGAAGCAGATCGTCGAGCCCCAGGAGTGACCGGAACGCTCGTCACGAGATCACGTCATCGACGCGAGTGACCGGGACTCGCTGTTGCGAGACCAACGCCGATATGGTAGAAAGAGCGGCGGTGGGTAGGATCTCGCCACGCTCATCGGGTTTCGATCGTTCACCCAAGCTTGAATGGATCCGAGACCTCCTCGGAGAGGTCGATCCAGATGCTCTTGGTCTGCATGTACTCCTCTAGGCCTTCTTCACCCATCTCGCGGCCGATACCACTGTCCTTGTACCCGCCAAACGGCGACGCGTACGAGACCATCCGGTACTCGTTCACCCAGACGGTGCCCGCCTCGAGATCGCCGGCGACGCGGTGAGCTCTGGCGACCGAGTTCGTCCAGACGCCGGCCGCGAGCCCATAGTCCGTGTCGTTCGCAATCGCTACCGCCTCCTCCTCCGAGGAAAATGGAATGACCGCGAGGACTGGCCCGAAGATCTCCTCCTGGACGACCCGCATGTCGTTCTCGACGTCGGTGAGGACGGTCGGCTCGATGAAGGACGCCCCCGGCTGGTGGGCGGGTTGCTCGCCGCCGTACGCGACGGTCGCGCCCTCCTCGACAGCGAGGTCGACGTAGCCCTTCACTCGCTCGAACTGATCCCTGAACGCGAGCGGCCCCATCTGCGTCGATTCCTCCAGGGGATCGCCGAGTTCGACCGACGCCGCACGGTCGACGAGCCCGCTGACGACCTCGTCGTAGACGTCCTCGTGGACGAGCGCGCGCGAGCCGGCGACGCACGTCTGGCCGGTCGCCGCAAAGATGCCTTTCACGATACCGTTCAGCGCGTCCTCAAGGTCGGCGTCCGGAAAGATGACGTTCGGGTTCTTCCCGCCGAGCTCCAGCGACACCGGCGTGAGGTTCTCGCCCGCGGTGCTCGCGATCTGTCGGCCGACGGCCGTGCTCCCGGTGAACGACAGCTTGTCGACGTCGTCGTGGTTCGTCAGCGCGGTCCCAGCGCTCTCCCCGCGTCCCGTGACGACGTTGTACGCGCCGTCGGGGAGCGACGTCTCCTCGGCGAGCAGTTCAGCGAACCGGAGGGCGCTGACGGGCGTCTGCTCGCTGGGCTTGTGGACGAACACGTTCCCCGCAGCGAGCGCGGGCGCGAGCTTCCACGTGAGCAGCAACAGCGGCGAGTTCCAGGGCGTGATGGCGCCGACGACACCGAGCGGTTCGCGCTGCGTGTAGTTCAGGACCTCGCCGTCCTTGTTCTCGACGGGTATCGTCCGGCCTTCGAGCGTCCGGCACTGGCTCGCGTAGTAGCGGTACCACTCCGCGGCCGCGGTCATCTGGGGCTTCATCTCTCGGAGGAGCTTCCCGTTCTGTCGGGTCTCCAGTTCGCCGAGTTCCGCGTCGTACGCTTCGAGTACGTCCGCGATCTCGTGGAGGATGCGGGCCCGGTCGCTCGGGGGGGTGTCGCGCCACTCGCGCTCGAACGCGTCGCGCGCGGCCCCGACCGCGGCGTCGATGTCCGCCTCGGCCCCGTCCGGCACCGTCGCCCACGCGTCGTCGTCGTACGGCGACGTGACCGTGATGCGTTCGCTGCCCGTCGACCCCTGGAAGGCTCCGTCGACGAAGAGGTCGTACTTCGTGAGCGGCGCTCCTGATTGCTCGGTGGTTTCCTCGGACATAGGTCAGTGTCTCGCCGGAGAGAGATAAAACCAGCCCCCCGGGTGATCAACGCCGGACGTCGTGCCCGTACGTCGCCGTTCGTGGACCGAATCCGGTCGGCGTTCGTCAGAGGGGAACTCTCGCCTCCTGGCGAACTATCAAGTGGGGTGGCGCGAAATTACGGGTATGTTCGAGGGCGTACACCACGTCGGACAGATAGTGGACGACATCGAGGAGACGAAGGCGTTCTACGAGGACGTGCTCGGCGGCACCGTCACGAGCACGGGGAGTGTCGACGGCAAGGTCGACGTCGCGTTCGTGGAGCTTCCTGAGTTCCGGACCGAATTGATCTGTCGACACGAACGTGGGACGTACCTCGACGACCTCCTCGACGAGCTCGTCGAGAAGTCCGAGTCCCACGTCGCGCTCGTCGTCGACGACATCGCCGCCGCGATGGCGACGTTCGAGGACGCCGGCTACTCGATGTACGACGATGAACCCGTGGACGGCCTCGGCCCGTACGTGCGCGCGTTTGTCGAACCGAGCGAGGTCCCCGGGATGCCCATCGAGCTCGTCGAGGAACGCTCCGAGGATTGACGGCCCCGTTCGAACTGTTTTTCCGTTGCACTCGAGAACGTAAGAAGCGCCCCGCCAGCAGCAGCCGGCGGGAGTGAGATGTCGTCAGTTCGGTGGTCGATACCGGTCTCAGTTATCCTGGGTGTCGGCCGACGAGTCACCGCGAGCCTCGCGTAGCGCCAGGATGGTGCGGTCTCGGTCCTCCAGCACTTCTTGCGGTGGCCGGTCGTATTCGTAGAACCCAGCGCCGTCTTCGACGCCGTTCCGTCCGGCGTCGATGTACTCGTCGAAGAGGTTGCTCGCCTCCTCGTCGGTGTTGAGGTGCGGGTACAGGTCGTTCGAGATGTCCCGGAACAGGTCGAGGCCACTGAGGTCGACAGTCTCGAACGGGCCAACGACGGCCGTCCGGAGCGCGTAACCGTCGCGGACGGCGGCATCGACGTCCTCGATGGACGCGATGCCTTCGTCGACGATGTGCATGGCCTCGCGCAGCACCGCAAACTGGATGCGGTTCCAGACGAACCCGGGGACGTCGCGGTTCACGACGATTGGGTTCCGGTCGACGGACTCGACGAATGAGACGGCGCGGTCGACGGTTTCGTCGGACGTCTCCTCGCCGCGGACGATCTCGACGAGCGGCATCAGGTACGGTGGGTTCCACCAGTGACAGCCGACGACGCGGTCCGCCGCGTCAGGCACCGCATCGGCGATGTTCGTGATCTGGATGCTGGACGTGTTCGACGCCAACACCGCGTCGTCTGGGGCAGCCGCGGCGACCGCCTCGAACAGCTTGTGTTTGATATCGAGGTTCTCGGAGACGCTCTCGAGGACGATGTCCGCGTCGGCGACGCCGGCGTCCTGGTCGAGCGTCAACTCGATCGATGACAGTACGTCGTCGGGGTTCGCGTCGATGCCAGTGGCGTCACGGAGGAATTCAACGGCGTCGAGAATCCTGGCGCCCGCCTCGTCGAGGTTCGACTGGCGGTGGTCGATGAGGACGACATCGCAGCCCTTGAGCGTGAAGTGTGTCGCTAAGCCGTTCCCCATGATACCGGCGCCGACGACGGCGACGGTCGGTCTGTCAGCCATCGCTTAGTTGTACTCTTCGACGATCTGCATCGGAACGATGGTGTCTCGTTCGTCGAGCGTGACGACCTCCCAGTCGTAGCCCTCCTGGGGTTCGTCGTCCTTCACTCGGATGCCGCGGGACTCCAGTTCCTTCATGCTCTCGCGGATGTCGTCGACCTCGAACGCGATGTGGAACCAGCCCTCCCCCTGCTCCTGGAGGACGTCGTACGTCCAGCCAGAGTCGCCGAGGGGTTCGATGAGTTCGACGATGTTGTCGCCAGCGTTGTAGAGCGCGACGTCCATCGAGAACGCGCCGGTGACCTCGTCGCGGTTAACGAGCGTCATATCGTAGTTGTCTTCGAACCGTTGCATTGCATCTTCGATGTCTGCGACGACGAACGCGATGTGGTGAATCTTGGTGAACATTGTGTCGTGTGAGTTTCGGTGGTCGGTCAGTGATCGATTCTATTCGGGGTCATGGCGAGAGGTGTTACAACTGGAAGACGGCTGTGACGTCCCTGTCGGCTAGCCCCTCGCGTTTCGCTTCGACGTACTTCTGCATAGCTGCTGCCCCGAGCGGCACGGGGACGTCGAGTTCGACGGCGGCCTCGGTCATAAGTCTGAGATCCTTGTGCTGGAGGTTAATCTCGAACCCGGGTTCATGTTCTTCCTCGATGTAACGGTCGCCCCACGTCTCGAGGACCCACGA
This is a stretch of genomic DNA from Natronosalvus rutilus. It encodes these proteins:
- a CDS encoding cupin domain-containing protein, translated to MDLVTGDPSEEVEVKPGVYLSQLAAGNEMSIQHVRIEPDGRVPEHSHHYEQLGFVYQGEQTFILEDGEEVTAGPGESYWLKSHEVHAAENQGDEEMLAIDVFSPPRHSPDWAED
- a CDS encoding alcohol dehydrogenase catalytic domain-containing protein, producing MRAAAYTSLGESGTIEAIDLEDPDPEPGSVVVRVEACSVNHRDLWNLEGAQGVGESDLPYVGGSDVAGVVEAVGDGVNDISTGDRVVLNPVKSCGKCRFCRDGPENQCENFGIYDGGFGELAAVDSTRLEHVPNSVDLVDAAAIPIAYMTAYHMIRRANVEPGDLVFVPGATGGVGVAAIQLLDVIGARSIATSTSAEKLDRLTALGTDHTIQSADVEELREGVEAIGAPDVTLNHLGGKYTAVGLEVLDRAGKMVICGRTVSRRSDIDIRDLYWDHKRVIGSTMGTQADLARLVELLADGQLEPEVGETYALEDTIEAFEAIGDRSAFGKQIVEPQE
- a CDS encoding aldehyde dehydrogenase, which codes for MSEETTEQSGAPLTKYDLFVDGAFQGSTGSERITVTSPYDDDAWATVPDGAEADIDAAVGAARDAFEREWRDTPPSDRARILHEIADVLEAYDAELGELETRQNGKLLREMKPQMTAAAEWYRYYASQCRTLEGRTIPVENKDGEVLNYTQREPLGVVGAITPWNSPLLLLTWKLAPALAAGNVFVHKPSEQTPVSALRFAELLAEETSLPDGAYNVVTGRGESAGTALTNHDDVDKLSFTGSTAVGRQIASTAGENLTPVSLELGGKNPNVIFPDADLEDALNGIVKGIFAATGQTCVAGSRALVHEDVYDEVVSGLVDRAASVELGDPLEESTQMGPLAFRDQFERVKGYVDLAVEEGATVAYGGEQPAHQPGASFIEPTVLTDVENDMRVVQEEIFGPVLAVIPFSSEEEAVAIANDTDYGLAAGVWTNSVARAHRVAGDLEAGTVWVNEYRMVSYASPFGGYKDSGIGREMGEEGLEEYMQTKSIWIDLSEEVSDPFKLG
- a CDS encoding VOC family protein translates to MFEGVHHVGQIVDDIEETKAFYEDVLGGTVTSTGSVDGKVDVAFVELPEFRTELICRHERGTYLDDLLDELVEKSESHVALVVDDIAAAMATFEDAGYSMYDDEPVDGLGPYVRAFVEPSEVPGMPIELVEERSED
- a CDS encoding 3-hydroxyacyl-CoA dehydrogenase family protein, with the translated sequence MADRPTVAVVGAGIMGNGLATHFTLKGCDVVLIDHRQSNLDEAGARILDAVEFLRDATGIDANPDDVLSSIELTLDQDAGVADADIVLESVSENLDIKHKLFEAVAAAAPDDAVLASNTSSIQITNIADAVPDAADRVVGCHWWNPPYLMPLVEIVRGEETSDETVDRAVSFVESVDRNPIVVNRDVPGFVWNRIQFAVLREAMHIVDEGIASIEDVDAAVRDGYALRTAVVGPFETVDLSGLDLFRDISNDLYPHLNTDEEASNLFDEYIDAGRNGVEDGAGFYEYDRPPQEVLEDRDRTILALREARGDSSADTQDN
- a CDS encoding VOC family protein; the protein is MFTKIHHIAFVVADIEDAMQRFEDNYDMTLVNRDEVTGAFSMDVALYNAGDNIVELIEPLGDSGWTYDVLQEQGEGWFHIAFEVDDIRESMKELESRGIRVKDDEPQEGYDWEVVTLDERDTIVPMQIVEEYN